In Methylocystis sp. ATCC 49242, the genomic stretch GCGGCATAGGGCCAGCATGCAAATTAGCCGCAACGGCGGACGTAGTCGTGCTTTGTCTTGGCGAAGCCGCCGGCATGAGCGGGGAGGCGGCAAGCCGGGCAAATCCGGGCTTGCCTGGACGTCAACGCGAACTCGCCGCAGCGGTTCTCGAAACCGGCGCCCCCGTTGTCGCAATTCTCTTTTCCGGACGGCCATTGATGACAACTTGGCTCGTCGAACGCGCGCATGCGACGCTTGCGGCCTGGTTCCTGGGCGACATGGCGGGACAGGCGATTGCTGACGTGCTGACCGGCCAAGTCAACCCGACAGGTCGACTTCCGGTCACCTGGCCACGAGACGTCGGTCAAATTCCGATTTTCCATGCGGCGCGATCTTCGGGACGTCCTGCCGACGCCGCCAATCGATTCACCAGCAGATATCTGGATCTCTCCAACGAACCACTTTTCCCTTTCGGCCACGGGCTATCCTTCAGCGCGACAAAACTCACAAATTTGCGCGCCGATCGGACCGAATTTACGCCGACAGATGTAATCGAGATACAAGTCGACGCCGCCAACGTGGGAACGATCACGACAGAAGAAACGGTCTTCCTCTTCATTCACGATTGCGTGGCGCGTGTGGCCCGCCCAACCATGGAATTGAAAGCCTGGGCCAAGGTCGCATTGGCGTCCGAGCAAACCAAGACGATCACGTTCACGCTGACGGCCGATTCCTTTTGTTACCTGAACGAGAGTTTTGGTCCGGTCGTGGAGCCCGGAGAATTCGACATTATGGTTGGCGTCAGCGCCAACCGAGAGGCGCTTCTCTCCATACGGGTCCGCGTCTGCTCTTAAACCTCAGCAGCGAAGAGCAAAGCGAGCGCGCCCTTGCCTTTGGCGGAACAGAACGCGCCGGATAGATAGTCGTTGTCGTAACGCAACGGCGTTCCGACATGGGGCCCCTGATACTCGACGCCGATTTTCGCGAAATTTCACAATGCGCGCGAAATCGCGTGGATGCCCTTAATTCCCGTGCCGAACCGAGCAATGGCGTCGCGGTTCCTTTCCAATTCGCCATATGGCAAGTAGCGCACCTGCAAATCGGCGACGCGACTGAATGCTGGCCGCCGGAGTTGTGATCGAACCTCTTCTTCACGCGCATCGGGGGCAACGAGAAAAAGTCCTTCCGCTGCATGCACCTCGTTGCTCAAAGCCAAGTCGAGCATGCGTACGATGCCAGAGTAGATTGACGTCGTGTGTTCGACTTCGAACGCCGCCATTACACGCGTGCGTTCCCTATCGACCCACAGGATGTCAATTAGACGGATTGAGTCCGCCCCCGGAGCGCTTTCGACTGAAATGGGAAGGCAGTCTAAGCACCCTTTTCCCAGTTGCTCTCCGCCGTGGATACGGCCGCGATCGTTTGCGGCAACCCAAACCTCATAGCCAAGCGCCCGACCGAGGTCCCTGAGCCAAGCCTGAACTTCAGTGTGTGTGCGGTCGCCTTCCGGCTCTACACCCACGGATGCAGCGAACTTCTTTGCTGTCTCACGGGCAGTTAATAACTCGGCAAGCCAAGCCTCGCGCGCCGCCTCATTGTCTGCGGCTGGGGGCGCGAGATAACGGCCCGCGCCAATATCAAAGAGAAAACCCGCAACGGCGCCGAGATCGTTCGACAGAAGATCGCGGTATGACTCGTTGAGTTGTAGCATCCCTGCTCGCATCGCGAGGTATTGGTCCCATCGACCGAGTTTTACCTTGGATCCAGTTACTGAGTTGAAACCTCTGACGATCGCCGTGTTGAAGGGCGGCATCAATGTGGGGTGCAAAAAATAAAGGAGATTTGCTACGGCCGGCCCGAGACCCTTGATGGCGAGTCGGTCGATCGCTTCAATCCCGGCAATGATCGCCTCCGCTGAGTTGCAACACGAGCAATGATGGAGGAGGCGGCCGAACGCCTGCTGGTTGCTTTCGCTTTCGTAGATGTCCGGGATTCGTAGCTTTGGCTTCCAGAGGAAAGCGTGGTCGGCGCCTTTAAAGATCTGACGTTGCTCCGCGATCGAAGCAACAACCGTCTCAAGCGACGAACCTTTATAAACGTTGCCAAATCTTCCCGCCTCGATCTCCTTGACGACCTGCGCGATGCCACGTCTGATAGACCGAAAATTCTTGAGGCGTTCCTCCCAAAGGAACCATGACCTGTAAGTGGCGCGGGGGTCTTCTCGCCAACAAATAATCAAATCGCGAAGAAGGTCCGACAAGAAATTCTCCTTGCCTCTGTTTTTCGTTCTCGGCCTGCTTTAGCAGCGCACGAATTGCTTACCCTACTGCCGGCGATCCAACAACGTTTATGGCGCAAATTCCCGATGATCTACATCCCTCGGTTAGCGCCCAACCATGGATTGTTGTTCCTCCAGTGAGCCGGCAAGCGCTCAGGGGCAGTCTGGCAACCAACGTAGTTCGGGCGTTGTTGCCCCTTCCTTGCGCTAGCTAATTGCCCGCCAAGCCTGCCGGCTGTCTTGTCCTCGCTGCCCGAGTCGCTTCAAATATTAGAACTTTGCCGCGACGGAGACTGGCGCCGCGTCAAAGCGATGCGTCCATCCTGCCGTGATCTCAAATGAACTCAGGAAAAGCGTTATGGTGCGCATATGGTTCGGCCCCAGCGGCGTCCGCTCGATGCCCGAGACCGTGCCCCGCGGCGAAACGACCGCAGCCAAGTCAATCGAGGATGACGGCGTCACATAATAGCTGAGGCCGCCGCTAATGTGATGCTTCGTCACAGCCGGCGCCAGAATATTGAGTGTCACGTCGCGAGGGTTGATGGGATTGGTGTTGTAGCTATAGCCCAGTCTTAGGGCCAGCTTATCAAATCCTCTATATTCCCCGCCCACTTTGATCACGTTGATGTCACGCCACCCAAATCCGGGGCCGCCCATTGCCCCGAGCAGAAGCTGCTCGGTCGATGAATTGCCAACCGAGGGAACTTGCGAATAGAAAATATGCTTCCAGTCGGCGAGCAGAGTGAAGGTTGGCAGAACGTCATAGGCGACGCCAGCCGTCAAATTCGCGGGGATATCGAAGTCGCCTCGATTGGCGAAGAGCCCCTTGTAATTCTCGAAGGGCGACATCCAGATCGGCGAGGAGCCAGCGACGCCAACCCGGAAACTGTCGGTCAATTTGTATTGAAGGCCGGCGCGCACACCCGCGCCAACGGACCAATTGTAACTGTGGTTGGTGAGTTGCTCCGGGGCCGAGGAGAAGGGCGCGAAGATCTCAAGACCTCGGGCTTTGAAAATCTGGACAGCGAGCACCGGCGCAAAGCCTACCGAGAGCCTTCCGAAGCTCTGTGCATATCCAGCGGTGATGAAAGCCTGATTGAGATCAACTCCGGAGTTCCTACCACAAAAGACGCCTGTCTTGCCGCAGAACGGGCTTGGGAACGCCTGGCCGGCATAATCGGCGGAATAGGTTGTGTTCATGCCGCCGTTCCCGTAGACGGCGACGCCCCATGCGGAGGTCTGGTTGAAGCGCTGGCTGTATCCGTCGTTGGGAATTGGGAAGAGCCCGCGCCCGCTTTGGACATAACCGGGAGCCACAAACCCGGGGCCAGAAGTCCAGTAGCCACGATCCGGCGAAAAGGCGGTGAGCCCGAGCGTATATTGGTCCTGCACATCCACGAGGCCGGCCGGGTTGATGGACAGGGCGAGCGGATCCCTCGAATCCGCCGCGCCTGCGCCGCCAACGGCCTTTTCGCGCGTGCCATAGCCTTCAAGGAAATATCCTTCGGTGGCCATTGCGGAATGCGCGCTCAGTGCTGCTGCGGCCAGGAGGGAGGCGGCGGCGCGGGAAAACCGAATCATTGGGGGACACCTTCTTCTTGCTTCATTAGTATAGTTAAATTCTAGAGTTTATAGATTTTGTATGTAGCTTCTCTGCAACACCGGAGATAGAATGGCTTAGCGAAAAGGGGGCTGCTCTCTAGATCTCTCAAATTATGGGAAAAACTGGATGCAAATCGACTGGGTGCATTTTTCTCCGGTTAGCGCGCTCGCCGGTGGCGCGCTGATTGGGATCTCCGCAGGCCTGACAGCGCTTCTCCTTGGCCGAATAGCCGGGATCAGCGGCATCGTCTCGGGGCTGATTCCGCCCCGCTCCAATGACGCCGACTGGCGGCTGGCCTTCCTGCTTGGCCTCTTCGCGTCGGCTTTCCTGATTGGCTGGGCCCTTGCGCCGGCTCGACCGGTTTTCCAGACCGCTTACCTACTGACCGGTTTCGCCGGCTTTCTGGTTGGCTTTGGTTCGCGCCTCGGCGGCGGTTGCACGAGCGGACACGGCGTGTGCGGCCTGTCTCGCCTCTCTCTACGGTCAATTGTCGCGACGGCTACCTTTATGGCGTCGGCGATGGCCACCGTGTTCATTGTTCGCCACGTCGCTGGCTGAGAGGCGAAAATGCGAATTTTGATTGCTTTCGCACTCGGCGCCCTGTTTGGCCTGGGTCTGTACGTGGGCGGCATGACGGATCCCGGCAAGGTGCTGGGATTCCTTGACGTTCTCGGGAATTGGGATCCTTCGCTGGCCCTCGTGATGGGAGGCGCCGTGTCGATCGGGCTCGTTGCGTTTCGGATTGTCTCTATAAAGGAAACACGTCTGGCAGGATGTTCCATCCAGCCGCGGTGGGCCCAAACGATTGACCGAAAGTTGCTCTTGGGCGCAACTATTTTTGGCATTGGCTGGGGCCTCTCCGGCATCTGTCCGGGCCCAGCAGTTTTCAACCTGGGGCTTTTCGACCCCCAGGCCGTGCTGTTTTTCTTCGGAATGCTCGCGGGAATGGCGACGGAATGGGCGTTACCGTTCTTCGGCACCATCGACCTCCAAGGGGCCAAACAAGATGGGTAGGCTTTTCCCGCCCCTCACGTAATTCCGGGGAAAAGCGGCATGATTGGCAGCTTCTTGGGTTCGATGCGCGCCCGCCTGAGTCTGAGCGAATTAGTCACTCTCGATCGCCACATCAGTTCCAGCGCCCATGGCGATGCACCCATCCGCCGCCGCCAAGGTTGTAATAAAGGAACTGTTCCCCCGATCGCTCGAGAAGCCGCTAGTGGGTCGCTTCAGCGAATCTGAATAGGCGCTTCCCCCAGCTGGATATCCCTGATTCGCTAGCGCCATTGATTCGACGCTCGGGAGGCGAAGATGGCGCGGGAAGCGATTGGGGTGAAGCGGTATGTGGTGCGCTTGACCAGCGAGGAACGGCCGCATCTGGATGAGCTTACCCAAGCCACGCAAAACGGCTCGCTAGCTAGGGCCTGTCATCAATTGGGGGCTTGATCCTCACATAACCCTCCAGATTCCCAAGATTGGTTTTGCGTGATTCATAAGCGGTCGGCCGAATCGGAGGGGCCGACCGATGGCGCGTCGTCATTCTCTGCGATGATCAATGGGAGCGCATCAGGAACTTGCTTCCCGGGCGCAAAGCGACCGTCGGCGTGACTGCCAAGGATAATCGGCTTTTTATCGAGGCGGTGCTGTACCGGTATCGCACGGGGATACCCTGGCGCGATCTGCCCAAGCGTTTCGGCGATTTCCGCGTTGTGCACTTGCGCTTCAGCCGCCGGGCCAAAACCGGCGTTTGGGCCCGGGTTTTTGAGCATTTGGCGCAAGATGCCGACAATGAATATGCCATGATCGACGCAACAATCGTGCGCGCGCATCAGCACAGCGCCGGCGCGCAAAAAAAGACGGCAACGACCAAGCGATCGGCCGCAGCAAAGGCGGATTGAGCACGAAAATCCACGCTACGGTCGACGCGCTGGGCAATCCGACCCGCTTCCATCTCACGCCCGGACAGGCGCATGATCTCGAGGGTGCCGACGCGCTACTTGCCGACAAGGCCTACGCCGCCGACGAGGGGGTGATCGAACCCTTGCGCCACGCCGAGATAGAACCGGTCATTCCCACAAAGGCCACCCGCAAAGAGCCGCGCCCTTACGACAAAGACCTCTATAAAGCTCGCAGCCTGATTGAAAATTTCTTTTGCAAGCTCAAGCAATTTCGGGCCATCGCCACGCGCTACGACAAGACGGCTCGAAATTTTCTCGCCGCGGTCCACCTCTCCGCAGCTATCGTCTGGCTCAATTGATGACAGGCCCTAGGCCAGTGAGCCCAAGTCTTGGTAGAGTAGAAACGGCGCCTGTGTGTTTCTCTTCCCCAACAGCAGGGACTGCTAGCGGTTGCAAATCCAGACCCAGCCACGCCGGAGATCCCAATTCCAGCAGACACTGTGCCTGTGGCGTCCCTCCTGTTGGCTCCAGTCCCTATGCAAATGCCGATAGTGGCCGCCAATGTGCGGCATAGCGCTATGCTCGCGATTCTCGTCACTTTGCGCCATAGCGGGCGCGTTCGCCGCGAGCAGCGAGGCGACGATCAAGTGCGGACGTCTACGCATTTTCTCCCCCGTGTCAGGCTCGCCGTGCTCCTGTTGAAGAGCAATTTAGCTTTGCATTTGCGACGCCGTCCATCAAATTTGATAGGCAGCTGCCTGTGCCCTTGATTAAACATCCTAGCCCACGCCACCTACCTTTCACGGTAAGCATAGGCACAGCCGCATAGCCATTTGGCCGCGCATAAGACTATCGTCAGGTGGTTTTCGTCACCTCGCGGCGCGAGTTCGGAAGTCCCGTATGTCGCGATCGACGCCGCCACCCGCCTAGAGGGTGTTATGCACCTTGGATCATGAAATCTGCTGCGCGCTTGAGCATGAGACATGCGAAGGCGACGACGTGGAGTCCTGCGAGGGTCTGAGCATAGCGCTCGTAGTCTTTGACGAGCCGCCTGCATCGCGTCGCCCAGGCGAATGAACGCTCGACCACCCAGCGCTTGGGCAGCAACACGAAGCCTTTTTTGGCCTCGGCGAGTTTGACGACGCAAAGCTCGGCGCCCTGCGCCTTTGCGGCCTCGGACGCCTTTTCGCCGGTGTAGCCCTGATCGACATAAACGAGTTCGACGCTTTCGCCTGTCACATCCTGCACGGCTGCGATGAGCTTGCCGACCTCGGCGCGGTCATCGACATTCGCCGGCGTGACATGCAACGCCAGCAAATGGCCCAATGTGTCGACTGCCATGTGCAGCTTCGAGCCGCGCTTTCGCTTCGCGCCGTCATAGCCCGCTCGTGGGCCGCTCTCAGGGGTCGAGCGCAAGGTGCGGCTGTCGATGATCGCCGCCGTCGGCTCCGCCGCCCGCCCGGAAGCGACGCGCAACTGGGCGCGCAGATCCTGCGCAAGCGCCTCGAACACGCCCGCCGACAGCCAGCGCTGCGATTGCTGATACACGGCGAACCATGGCGGCAGATCGTTGGGCATGGCGCGCCAGGCGATGCCGTAGCGCAGCACGTAACGCAGGCCGTTGAACAGCTCGCGCAGCGAATGTTGACGCTGCGGCGCGCCTTCGTCCATGAGCGTCAGATAAGGCGCAACCAGCGACCATTCTTCGTCGCTGACGTCAGACGGATAAGGTTTGCGAATCGGAGACATCCGATTCTACTAAGACAATCAATCACCAAAGTACATAACACCCTCTAGCCTATGTCGAGGTCCTGCCCGACGAGAGAAAACAGTCGACCACGGGCTTCCTGATTCGGGCACTCGTTGGTTCAGAGCCCGCGGCGTCTAGGTCGAGCGCGTCACGACTGACAATGGCTCGGGCTATGTCGCCAGGCTCTTCCGCAAGGCCTCGCACATCCTTGGCATGACAGTCGCTCGGCGTTGCCCTTGCGTCCAACGGAGGCCAGTCGGCCGAAAATGTACGCAACAGGACGTCGCACGTTCCTTCATCGCTCATCCCGCGCAGCAGGAAAGCTGCTTCACATCTTTGTTATAGGTCTGCGACGCGAGTTTGAGCCCGTCGACTATTGTGAGATATGGGAAAAACTGATCGGCCAATTCCTGCACGGTCATTCGGGCTCGAATGGCGAGCGCCGCAGTTTGAATGAGTTCCCCTGCTTCCGGCGCGACTGCTTGCACGCCAATCAAGCGGCCCGAGCCAGCCTCGGCGATAAGATGATGAAACCGCCGCGCGTCGAAATTGACGCGCGTGCGGTACATTGTCCAAAGTGAGCAGGCCGCTATCGGTCTCAATGCCGTCGTGATGGGCCTCCGCCTCGCTGTAGCCCACGGTCGCAACCTGTGGCTCGGTGAACACCACGGCCGGCATTGCGGTCAGATTGAGGGCGGCTTCCCCTCCCGTCATGTTGATCGCCGCGCGGGTCCCAGCCGCCGCGGCGACGTAAACGAATTGTGGGCAGGTCGGTGCAGTCGGCCGCAAAGATGCTCGGAGCGCTGGTGCGCATCCGCGCGTCCGCGATGATGGCGCCCTGCGCGCTGACCGCCACGCCCGGAGTTTCCAGCGCGCCCGTCACGTCGGTCTCTCCCGAGTGGTATTTTCTCGGCGTTAACGCCAACAACGCCCCAACTGCTTTGGACTTTCGGATCCGCGCGGGGTTGTCGATCGCCGTTTTGAAAGTGATGGCCACGAGCGGACCCACACCCGGGACGCTCATCAGCCGCCAAGAAATCTCGTCCCGGCGCACGATCACCAGCATCGCCTTGCGCAGCTTCGAATACTCCTTCCACATAGCGGCGCGCGCGGCGAGCATTGCCTCGACGATCTGCTCCAACATTGCTTGACCGACGCACTGCTCGCTCACGCGAGCCTCGAAACCGTTGCGCGTCGCCACGCCCATCCTCAGCCCGAAGCCGCGCAAAATGCCGCGTATGCTGAATTCCACGTCCAGCAGCTTTCCCAGCAATTGTTTGCGCGCGACGAGCAGAGTCCGGACCTCTTGTGATGCTGGAAATTTACAATGGACTGGCCCAGCCCATCCGAAGGAGCTGGGCGATGCCGCGCGCGTCCCGTCCATCCGTTTTGACCGTCATCGCCGAAAGCGCCGCCTTCACATGCCGAGTCTCGAGCAATACCGCTTCGAAGCCGCTTTGGTCAGGCCGGCGTGCAGCCACCGCGAAAGAGGCCCAGCCTCCAGACCGATCCGCTCGATAGAAAGCCTCAGCTTGCGTAAAAAGGCGACGATGGCCTCGGGATGGCTCTTCACCTTCGCCTCCGTGATTATTTTCCCGGCTGCGTCGACGACGCAAAGGCTCGAAAGTTCCAAAGAGACATCGATTCCCGCCTAATGTTCAATGGCTTGTCCTCCGACCCGCATGCTTGAGGCCGGCCTCAACCAGAACCCCGTTCACAATGACACGGGGGGACAAGCCGCTGTCCTTCGCCATCAGGCTCAGGCCAGGGCCATTACGGCATCTAGACACTAACGGAAAATACATTTAGACTATGGTTTTAGTAAACTTATAGAAGGCCTGCCTATGTCACTCGCAGAACTCATCACTTCCACCAAATTGGTCATTTCGTCTGATCCGGCTCGGGCCCAAGCGCGCTTCGAAGCGCATCACGATCTGGTCGGCCCCGCCGAGGTAAGCGTTAAGGTCGGATCGGGGCACAGATTCACTGTCGACGAGCCGCAAATACTCGGCGGCGCCAACTCGGCTGCCAACCCAGTGGAATACGCCCTGGCGTCGCTGGGTTCTTGTCAAGCCATCACCTACCGAATATGGGCTGCCCAACTCGGGATCGCGCTCCATAAGGTCGAGGTGGAAATCGACGGCGACATCGATCTGCGCGGGTTCTTCGGCGTGGACGACCGGATTCGGCCCGGCTTCAGCGCCATCCATATTCGGGTTCACCTGATTGGACCCGAACGCGCTGAACGTTACGAGGAGCTCGCCGCGGCCGTCGACGCTCACTGTCCGGTGCTCGATCTTTTCCGCAATCAAGTTCCGGTAGACCGAAAATTGTGCGTCGGCAGACGGAAGCTTCGCTCGTCTTTTGATCGCAGCAATAAACCGGTCGATCCGGAGAGGGGGACTGCGACCACGATGTCGCCCTAAGACGAACGATAGAATGACCCAGCTACGAGTGCCGACAGCCGCGGCCACACGTCACGCGACTTCTCGGCGAGAGGGCTCAGCTCGTCGGCAGCCAAATTGACGCACGAAGAGCATATCGTCGTCGAGGCGACCGGCAACGCGCAGGCGGTGGCCGAAGCGGTTGCAACCTTTGTTGGCCGTATCGCGAGCGGTTCGTCTTCAGCCCGAAGGCCTGGCGCATGCCGGGGCGGGGCGGTGTCTGATCCTCGCATTGGTACGACCGTGTCGGCATCGTCACCGCGAAGGTCATATACGATCCTCGCTGACATCTTCCGGATGCTTGTCGCCCTCCAGGAACCGGATAAACGCCCCGAAGATCAGAACCTATTGCTCGACGATGGCCGCGAGACACGCCTCCTGACAGAGTGCCGCAAATCCCGCGAGCGCTTGCACATTCGCCTGGATCAAAAATCCGTCGGGATGCCCCTGGGGGCGATCAACGGCGATTACGGCGCGCCATTTCGCGAAGTGCGCTCCTAGGCGGCATTAGGCGTTCGCGCAGATGCGGCAGTTGCGGGCGGGAGGGAGAGAACGTGGCGCGGTGCGCAGCAAGCGGGTGAAGACGACCATAAGCGACAAGACGGCGTCTTGCCCGCAAGGCAAGGTGAAGCGGCGATTCGGGGGCGAGCGGCGGGAGGCGGCCGGTTGAAGGACGCGGGGGTCGAACTTTGCAGTCGGCAGCGTCGGGGATTCCGCTGGTGCTGTGTTGCGACGAGAAAAGCCA encodes the following:
- a CDS encoding IS5 family transposase — translated: MSPIRKPYPSDVSDEEWSLVAPYLTLMDEGAPQRQHSLRELFNGLRYVLRYGIAWRAMPNDLPPWFAVYQQSQRWLSAGVFEALAQDLRAQLRVASGRAAEPTAAIIDSRTLRSTPESGPRAGYDGAKRKRGSKLHMAVDTLGHLLALHVTPANVDDRAEVGKLIAAVQDVTGESVELVYVDQGYTGEKASEAAKAQGAELCVVKLAEAKKGFVLLPKRWVVERSFAWATRCRRLVKDYERYAQTLAGLHVVAFACLMLKRAADFMIQGA
- a CDS encoding IS5 family transposase (programmed frameshift), with translation MGGADRWRVVILCDDQWERIRNLLPGRKATVGVTAKDNRLFIEAVLYRYRTGIPWRDLPKRFGDFRVVHLRFSRRAKTGVWARVFEHLAQDADNEYAMIDATIVRAHQHSAGAKKDGNDQAIGRSKGGLSTKIHATVDALGNPTRFHLTPGQAHDLEGADALLADKAYAADEGVIEPLRHAEIEPVIPTKATRKEPRPYDKDLYKARSLIENFFCKLKQFRAIATRYDKTARNFLAAVHLSAAIVWLN
- a CDS encoding fructose-bisphosphate aldolase gives rise to the protein MAVDRPQGHPDGFLIQANVQALAGFAALCQEACLAAIVEQ
- a CDS encoding OsmC family protein encodes the protein MSLAELITSTKLVISSDPARAQARFEAHHDLVGPAEVSVKVGSGHRFTVDEPQILGGANSAANPVEYALASLGSCQAITYRIWAAQLGIALHKVEVEIDGDIDLRGFFGVDDRIRPGFSAIHIRVHLIGPERAERYEELAAAVDAHCPVLDLFRNQVPVDRKLCVGRRKLRSSFDRSNKPVDPERGTATTMSP
- a CDS encoding glycoside hydrolase family 3 C-terminal domain-containing protein, giving the protein MEAARRAITLLSNRSILPLAAHVRRIAVIGPLADAPAEMLGPWSAAGDPDNPLTVLDGLKAGLPQREILFLAAGSIDGQDIGGIGPACKLAATADVVVLCLGEAAGMSGEAASRANPGLPGRQRELAAAVLETGAPVVAILFSGRPLMTTWLVERAHATLAAWFLGDMAGQAIADVLTGQVNPTGRLPVTWPRDVGQIPIFHAARSSGRPADAANRFTSRYLDLSNEPLFPFGHGLSFSATKLTNLRADRTEFTPTDVIEIQVDAANVGTITTEETVFLFIHDCVARVARPTMELKAWAKVALASEQTKTITFTLTADSFCYLNESFGPVVEPGEFDIMVGVSANREALLSIRVRVCS
- a CDS encoding OmpP1/FadL family transporter → MIRFSRAAASLLAAAALSAHSAMATEGYFLEGYGTREKAVGGAGAADSRDPLALSINPAGLVDVQDQYTLGLTAFSPDRGYWTSGPGFVAPGYVQSGRGLFPIPNDGYSQRFNQTSAWGVAVYGNGGMNTTYSADYAGQAFPSPFCGKTGVFCGRNSGVDLNQAFITAGYAQSFGRLSVGFAPVLAVQIFKARGLEIFAPFSSAPEQLTNHSYNWSVGAGVRAGLQYKLTDSFRVGVAGSSPIWMSPFENYKGLFANRGDFDIPANLTAGVAYDVLPTFTLLADWKHIFYSQVPSVGNSSTEQLLLGAMGGPGFGWRDINVIKVGGEYRGFDKLALRLGYSYNTNPINPRDVTLNILAPAVTKHHISGGLSYYVTPSSSIDLAAVVSPRGTVSGIERTPLGPNHMRTITLFLSSFEITAGWTHRFDAAPVSVAAKF
- a CDS encoding DUF6691 family protein translates to MRILIAFALGALFGLGLYVGGMTDPGKVLGFLDVLGNWDPSLALVMGGAVSIGLVAFRIVSIKETRLAGCSIQPRWAQTIDRKLLLGATIFGIGWGLSGICPGPAVFNLGLFDPQAVLFFFGMLAGMATEWALPFFGTIDLQGAKQDG
- a CDS encoding YeeE/YedE family protein; its protein translation is MQIDWVHFSPVSALAGGALIGISAGLTALLLGRIAGISGIVSGLIPPRSNDADWRLAFLLGLFASAFLIGWALAPARPVFQTAYLLTGFAGFLVGFGSRLGGGCTSGHGVCGLSRLSLRSIVATATFMASAMATVFIVRHVAG